From Halotia branconii CENA392, the proteins below share one genomic window:
- a CDS encoding DUF4350 domain-containing protein, giving the protein MKRSNRIAWLGAIALGVIILLTLIAAPNSSKINNGSTYNRAADGYGAWYAFMQKQGTTIQRWQKPFSELKKQPSPITLLQVYSILRPPILAHEEREWVEKGNTLIILGVNSQVTAADFNTMQKSSFGDVKIATRRRYAKANPQKVALGDRFGAVVWEKKYDQGKVIFSTTRYLAANAYQDNLSNFQYLASLVTNKNQPVFVDEYIHGYKDADVRQTEGQGNLLNYFIKTPVLPILVQIGVLLLVLIWAKNRRFGQAVALDTPVVDNSEAYIQALAGVLQKAESSDFVVEMLGKEEQLQLQKALGLGQIPLEHQTLINHWVEKTGASTAELDAVLKLQSRKRRMSEPDLLSWLGKWQIVRRHL; this is encoded by the coding sequence ATGAAACGCTCAAACCGCATTGCTTGGCTAGGAGCGATCGCTTTAGGTGTAATAATTTTACTTACCTTAATTGCAGCTCCTAATAGCAGCAAAATCAATAATGGCTCTACTTATAATCGCGCCGCCGATGGCTATGGTGCTTGGTATGCTTTCATGCAAAAACAAGGAACTACCATTCAGCGTTGGCAAAAACCGTTTAGCGAACTGAAAAAACAACCAAGTCCTATCACTCTTCTACAGGTATACAGTATTCTTAGACCACCAATCCTAGCTCACGAAGAACGAGAATGGGTCGAGAAAGGCAATACTTTAATAATTTTAGGAGTGAATAGTCAGGTAACAGCCGCAGACTTTAACACCATGCAAAAATCGTCTTTTGGTGATGTGAAAATTGCGACCAGACGACGTTATGCTAAGGCTAATCCTCAAAAAGTTGCTTTAGGCGATCGCTTTGGAGCTGTTGTTTGGGAAAAAAAGTATGATCAAGGAAAAGTCATTTTTTCTACTACTCGCTATTTGGCTGCTAATGCCTACCAAGATAATTTAAGCAATTTTCAATACTTGGCAAGTTTAGTTACTAATAAAAATCAGCCTGTATTTGTAGATGAATACATCCACGGCTACAAAGATGCCGATGTTAGGCAAACTGAAGGACAAGGCAACTTACTGAATTATTTTATTAAAACTCCTGTGTTGCCGATATTAGTGCAGATAGGCGTTTTGCTATTAGTCTTAATTTGGGCAAAAAATCGCCGCTTTGGTCAAGCAGTAGCTTTAGATACACCAGTTGTCGATAACAGCGAAGCATATATCCAAGCTTTAGCAGGAGTCTTGCAGAAAGCTGAATCTAGCGATTTTGTTGTAGAGATGTTGGGGAAAGAGGAACAACTACAATTGCAAAAAGCCTTAGGATTGGGGCAAATTCCCCTGGAACATCAAACCCTAATTAACCATTGGGTAGAAAAGACAGGCGCAAGTACAGCAGAACTAGATGCGGTATTAAAATTACAATCTCGAAAACGCCGCATGAGTGAACCAGACCTGTTAAGCTGGTTGGGGAAATGGCAAATTGTGCGTCGGCACTTGTAG
- a CDS encoding DUF4129 domain-containing protein, whose amino-acid sequence MPINTFEKTSLGWRLSQLQQQLGEWWEYQFYKNLPELPTGSISPWLANLLKFLFWLVLGLLLAWVAWRLWREFNPYIYSWLSSDRNSKNSQAPSHFDDKSVALLLERSQQLYRQGNYREACRCLYLAILQHLHDTKVIVHKPSRTDGEYLQLLQSTVTSMQPYETLITTHEQLCFSDTEILPENYEQCRQAYREVSPE is encoded by the coding sequence ATGCCTATAAATACTTTTGAAAAAACTAGCTTAGGTTGGCGGCTTTCTCAGTTGCAACAACAACTGGGAGAATGGTGGGAATACCAGTTTTATAAAAATTTACCGGAATTACCTACTGGGTCAATTAGTCCTTGGCTAGCTAATTTACTAAAATTCCTTTTCTGGCTTGTATTAGGCTTACTCTTGGCTTGGGTGGCTTGGCGTTTGTGGCGAGAGTTTAATCCTTATATTTATTCTTGGCTATCTAGCGATCGCAATTCTAAAAATTCTCAAGCACCAAGTCATTTTGATGATAAATCTGTAGCACTTTTGTTGGAGCGATCGCAACAACTTTATCGTCAGGGAAACTACCGCGAAGCTTGCCGTTGTCTTTATTTGGCAATATTGCAACATTTGCATGATACAAAGGTGATTGTTCATAAACCCAGCCGCACAGATGGCGAATATCTGCAATTGCTTCAATCAACCGTGACTTCGATGCAGCCTTATGAAACTTTAATTACTACCCATGAGCAATTATGTTTTAGTGATACTGAGATTTTGCCAGAAAATTATGAACAGTGTCGGCAAGCCTATCGAGAGGTTTCTCCAGAATGA
- a CDS encoding DUF2243 domain-containing protein → MQPKSTKPYQRTPLIVAGVFLGLGLGGFIDGILLHQILQWHHMLSSVRPLKNVSNIDLNMVWDGLFHALDWVFTLVGIILLWRAGGRDDVPWSSQTFVGSLLIGVGLFDFVEGLIDHQILGIHHVKPGPNQLAWDLGFLVLGALLVLIGWIMLQKSKSQQELEV, encoded by the coding sequence ATGCAGCCAAAGAGTACAAAGCCTTATCAGCGTACACCGTTGATAGTTGCTGGAGTTTTCCTCGGTCTGGGTCTAGGAGGCTTCATTGATGGCATCTTACTGCATCAGATTTTACAATGGCATCACATGTTAAGCAGTGTTCGACCTTTGAAAAATGTCTCAAACATAGATTTAAATATGGTATGGGACGGGTTATTTCATGCCCTTGACTGGGTGTTTACCTTAGTAGGAATAATACTGCTGTGGCGTGCAGGAGGTCGAGACGATGTTCCTTGGTCATCACAAACATTTGTGGGGTCTTTGCTAATTGGTGTAGGATTGTTCGATTTTGTAGAAGGATTGATTGACCACCAAATTCTTGGTATCCATCATGTCAAACCAGGGCCTAATCAGTTAGCTTGGGATTTAGGATTTTTAGTCTTGGGTGCATTGCTTGTTTTAATTGGTTGGATAATGCTACAAAAGAGCAAAAGTCAACAAGAATTAGAAGTTTAA
- a CDS encoding NADAR family protein, protein MTIYFYKVWQPYGCFSNFSPHGIQIQGTYWPTVEHYYQAQKFVGSVDAVIIPTIRAAATPEEAAALGRCSTRQLRSDWQVVKTQVMREAVLKKFLTHADIRKILLTTGNEILVENSPTDYFWGCGAKTTGQNHLGKILMSVREEIRQSLLISVSTADYASE, encoded by the coding sequence ATGACTATTTACTTTTACAAGGTTTGGCAGCCTTATGGCTGTTTTTCCAATTTTTCTCCCCACGGAATCCAAATTCAAGGTACTTACTGGCCAACGGTAGAACATTATTATCAAGCGCAAAAATTTGTCGGCAGTGTAGATGCAGTAATTATACCTACCATTCGTGCTGCCGCAACCCCAGAAGAAGCTGCGGCTCTAGGACGCTGTAGCACTCGCCAACTCCGTTCAGATTGGCAAGTAGTCAAAACTCAAGTAATGCGAGAAGCTGTACTTAAAAAGTTTCTTACTCATGCCGATATTAGAAAAATTTTATTAACCACAGGCAATGAGATTTTAGTAGAAAACTCACCAACAGATTATTTCTGGGGTTGTGGTGCAAAGACTACTGGTCAAAACCATCTCGGCAAAATTTTGATGAGTGTGCGCGAAGAAATTCGCCAGTCACTACTTATTTCGGTAAGTACTGCTGATTATGCCTCAGAATAG
- a CDS encoding GAF domain-containing sensor histidine kinase, producing the protein MAFSDNLNSLPLAFQKEDLLHRITNRIRRSLELQEILTATVAEVRLFLGTDRVMVYRFDGDGSGEVVAESIHEQVLPSLLGLHFPADDIPLEAREMFVSLRQRSIVDIAAGKIGLSPLYSPETDASLQTQSINYRQVDPCHIQYLTAMGVQSSLVIPILHQDPSQPSAKPELWGLLVSHHSKSRTILQPELKVLQQVVDQVTIAIAQSNLLSVTRAKQEREATINRITTLLHKLPTIQLQGALEEAITTFGGVGGRLYVDHSGEVYTWGEQPQLPYELKYSVIEQHPVWQNWIGEFKLGNVWPINDLYKEPRLRVLAPAFELTQIRGLLVIPLHYRQNFIGVISIFRSAFNSEILWAGQNDPNQQQRLPRLSFEVWREQKKGQAQAWQPQEISLGEALCYHFSMAIQQQQMYQQVQVLNTNLELRVQEKTAELEKSLLLTKAVKQVAEQIRSTLDLKATLQTIVREVRPLINSDRVLIYRIGDEADGEVIVEEINGNWLSSMGIKAPLGCFPAEYALMYFRGRIRVINNVSTSYLSDCHREFLQSLQVQADLIVPINMGTQLWGLLIAHQCDSPRNWQDGEINLLQQLADQAAIAIQQAQLYEQSCIAETEARSQAAQLKHTLHELQETQTKLIHTEKMSSLGQLVAGVAHEINNPVNFIYGNLYHANKYTQQLIELLKLYQSYYPHPQNEIKLATAAIDLDFLVEDLPKIMDSMQIGADRIRSIVLSLRNFSRLDEADNKPVDLHEGIDNTLLILQHRLNSNGHLTSIEIIKDYGQLPRIECYAGQMNQVFMNVLSNAIDALNEQRTTEQSQSHLASPTIRISTQVSTNNSYLLIRIADNGPGMTEDVRKRIFDPFFTTKSVGKGTGLGLAISYQIVVENHNGVMECVSEPGKGTEFWIEIPIKMLSKVNTQELS; encoded by the coding sequence ATGGCATTTTCTGACAACCTTAATAGTTTGCCGCTAGCCTTCCAAAAAGAAGACTTATTGCATCGCATCACAAACCGGATCAGGCGATCGCTCGAACTACAAGAAATATTAACAGCTACTGTTGCCGAAGTTCGTTTATTTTTAGGTACAGACCGAGTGATGGTGTATCGGTTTGATGGTGATGGTAGTGGTGAGGTTGTTGCCGAATCTATTCACGAGCAAGTTTTACCATCACTATTAGGATTGCACTTTCCAGCAGATGATATTCCCCTAGAAGCGAGAGAAATGTTTGTCTCACTACGGCAACGTTCAATTGTGGACATAGCTGCCGGCAAAATTGGACTATCGCCATTGTATTCCCCAGAAACCGATGCATCTCTACAAACGCAGAGCATCAATTATCGGCAAGTAGACCCTTGTCATATTCAATATTTAACAGCAATGGGTGTACAATCTTCGCTGGTAATACCAATTTTACATCAAGACCCTAGTCAGCCATCAGCAAAGCCAGAGTTGTGGGGATTGTTAGTATCACATCACAGTAAATCACGAACGATTTTACAGCCGGAACTAAAGGTATTACAACAAGTTGTAGATCAGGTGACAATTGCGATCGCTCAAAGTAATTTACTTTCTGTCACCCGTGCCAAGCAAGAGCGAGAAGCGACTATTAATCGAATTACCACACTGTTACATAAGTTACCCACAATTCAACTACAAGGGGCGCTGGAAGAAGCTATTACTACTTTTGGTGGAGTCGGCGGAAGACTTTATGTTGATCACAGTGGAGAAGTCTATACTTGGGGCGAACAACCGCAATTGCCTTATGAATTAAAATATAGCGTTATTGAACAGCATCCTGTCTGGCAAAACTGGATAGGTGAGTTTAAGCTAGGTAATGTTTGGCCAATTAATGATCTCTACAAAGAACCGCGTTTGCGAGTTTTGGCTCCTGCATTCGAGTTAACTCAGATTCGCGGACTTTTGGTGATTCCCCTGCATTATCGCCAAAATTTTATCGGTGTAATCAGCATTTTTCGTTCCGCATTTAATAGCGAAATTTTGTGGGCAGGACAAAACGATCCAAATCAACAGCAACGGTTGCCCAGACTGTCTTTTGAGGTTTGGCGAGAGCAGAAAAAGGGTCAAGCACAAGCATGGCAGCCTCAAGAAATTTCATTGGGAGAAGCTTTGTGCTATCACTTCTCAATGGCAATTCAGCAGCAGCAAATGTATCAACAAGTACAAGTGCTAAATACTAATCTTGAATTAAGAGTACAAGAAAAAACTGCCGAACTAGAAAAATCATTACTACTAACTAAAGCTGTCAAACAAGTTGCAGAGCAAATCCGCAGTACATTAGACTTAAAAGCCACCTTGCAAACCATCGTGCGGGAAGTTCGCCCGCTAATCAATTCAGACCGAGTGCTGATTTATCGCATAGGAGATGAAGCTGATGGTGAAGTGATTGTCGAAGAAATTAACGGTAACTGGCTGTCATCGATGGGTATAAAAGCACCACTAGGATGCTTTCCTGCTGAGTATGCCTTGATGTATTTTCGGGGTAGGATACGAGTAATTAATAATGTCTCAACGTCTTATTTGAGTGATTGTCATCGAGAATTTTTGCAAAGTCTGCAAGTGCAAGCCGACTTAATTGTTCCAATCAATATGGGTACGCAACTGTGGGGATTACTTATTGCCCATCAATGTGACAGTCCCAGAAATTGGCAGGATGGAGAAATTAATTTATTACAACAGTTAGCAGATCAAGCTGCGATCGCTATTCAACAGGCACAACTTTACGAACAAAGCTGTATTGCTGAAACAGAAGCTAGATCTCAAGCTGCACAACTAAAGCATACCCTACACGAACTTCAAGAAACCCAAACAAAATTAATTCACACTGAAAAAATGTCCAGCTTAGGACAGCTGGTGGCAGGTGTAGCACACGAAATCAATAATCCTGTTAACTTTATCTACGGCAACCTCTATCACGCTAATAAATATACTCAACAGTTGATAGAACTTTTGAAACTCTACCAATCTTACTATCCTCATCCCCAAAATGAGATTAAATTAGCAACCGCAGCGATCGATTTGGATTTTTTGGTAGAAGACTTACCAAAAATCATGGATTCAATGCAAATAGGAGCCGATCGCATTCGTTCTATAGTTTTGTCATTACGCAATTTTTCTCGCCTGGATGAGGCCGATAACAAGCCTGTTGATCTCCATGAAGGGATAGACAATACTTTATTAATCTTGCAACATCGATTAAATTCAAATGGCCATTTAACTAGCATTGAAATCATCAAAGACTATGGTCAATTGCCGCGAATAGAATGCTACGCCGGACAAATGAATCAGGTATTTATGAATGTTCTCAGCAATGCCATTGATGCTCTAAATGAGCAAAGAACAACAGAACAAAGCCAAAGCCACCTTGCCTCACCGACAATTCGGATTTCTACCCAAGTCTCAACTAATAATTCATATTTATTAATCCGTATTGCTGACAATGGGCCGGGAATGACTGAAGACGTGAGAAAACGCATTTTTGATCCGTTTTTCACTACTAAATCCGTGGGGAAGGGTACAGGATTAGGGCTGGCAATCAGTTATCAGATTGTTGTAGAAAACCATAATGGAGTGATGGAGTGTGTTTCGGAACCAGGAAAAGGTACAGAATTTTGGATTGAGATTCCTATCAAAATGCTAAGTAAAGTAAATACTCAAGAATTAAGTTAA
- a CDS encoding DUF4058 family protein, producing MGNPFPGMNPYLEQPELWHQVHNRLIVAIADDLTPQIAPKYRVSIEERVYQSAEDILLVGIADVAVANRNTTDIGTTLTAAKLTEPSKVKVPIPEQVTERFLEVRATQSQEVIAVIEILSPKNKRSKEGRTAYESKRQEILASATKLVEIDLLRQGESMPILGATATDYSILVSRSYNRPDADLYTFDLRNPIPVFPVPLGKGETEPLVDLQRLLNQVYERARFDLAIDYTQPLKILRSPQEEAWVRETLQIK from the coding sequence ATGGGAAATCCATTTCCTGGAATGAACCCCTATTTAGAACAACCAGAACTTTGGCATCAAGTTCACAATCGTTTGATTGTAGCTATAGCTGATGATTTGACTCCTCAAATTGCACCTAAATACCGAGTTTCCATTGAAGAGCGAGTTTATCAGAGTGCAGAAGATATCTTACTTGTAGGAATTGCTGATGTAGCAGTTGCTAATCGTAATACTACAGATATTGGCACAACTTTGACTGCTGCAAAACTTACCGAACCTAGTAAAGTGAAAGTTCCCATACCTGAACAGGTAACTGAGCGATTTTTAGAGGTACGAGCAACTCAAAGTCAAGAAGTAATTGCTGTAATTGAAATACTTTCACCCAAAAATAAACGCTCCAAAGAAGGTAGAACCGCTTACGAGAGCAAACGACAGGAAATTTTGGCTTCGGCAACTAAATTGGTAGAAATCGACCTCTTGAGGCAAGGAGAGTCAATGCCTATTTTGGGAGCGACAGCCACAGATTATAGTATTTTAGTCAGTCGTAGCTACAACAGACCTGATGCAGATTTATATACTTTCGACTTAAGAAACCCAATTCCTGTTTTTCCTGTGCCTTTGGGTAAGGGTGAAACTGAGCCACTAGTTGACTTGCAAAGGTTACTAAATCAAGTTTACGAACGTGCTAGATTTGACTTGGCAATTGATTATACACAACCTTTGAAAATATTGCGATCGCCACAAGAAGAAGCTTGGGTGAGAGAAACTTTACAAATTAAATAG
- a CDS encoding pentapeptide repeat-containing protein — protein sequence MTIEPDSLNLPVPEEKLPPDDFETGVSDNHLSSETLATQQALSAIASLQSPQNKTALQQAHSSVQQNISNQFTVKPRALLITLLAIAITFVGLILNNWIIGVFGTVITLMLSLAMLLPWLQYLVNEWFSSLDKTLLVAFLGLVVAIIGSLKFTGVGYRLLLWGQQINWEASGTLAEWFGALGQILIAVIAVYVAWRQYVISKDLTIQQNLLTVQQNIITQQQTIDSYFQGVSDLVLDEEGLLEDWPQERAIAEGRTAAIFSSVDGSGKAKILRFLSRSKLLTPLKRDRRLGRAILNGVGGYAEDRLEGVRVIDLGVMLAAADLSGNDLRWTDLSEANLVRANLSGCDLVKANLARTILYDANLSNTDFNGTRLFYGSLDQASPRSRTIPPNYETGECTGAVIENADFSNVQRMSEANRYYCCTWGGEKTRTTIPGGCEGIDNKLGR from the coding sequence ATGACGATTGAACCCGACTCCCTCAATTTACCAGTGCCAGAAGAAAAATTGCCACCAGATGACTTTGAGACTGGTGTAAGTGATAATCACTTAAGCTCAGAAACACTAGCCACCCAACAAGCCTTATCTGCAATTGCGTCTTTGCAATCTCCGCAGAATAAAACGGCGCTGCAACAAGCCCATTCCAGTGTTCAGCAAAACATCAGTAATCAATTTACAGTTAAGCCAAGAGCATTGCTGATTACTCTACTGGCGATCGCAATCACTTTTGTTGGCTTGATTCTAAATAACTGGATCATCGGCGTTTTTGGAACAGTGATAACTTTGATGTTATCTTTGGCGATGCTATTGCCTTGGTTGCAGTATCTAGTCAATGAATGGTTTTCGTCTTTAGATAAAACACTGCTTGTGGCCTTTTTAGGACTCGTAGTAGCGATTATCGGCTCATTAAAGTTTACTGGTGTAGGCTATCGGCTGCTGCTTTGGGGACAGCAAATTAACTGGGAGGCTTCTGGCACGTTAGCCGAATGGTTTGGTGCTTTGGGGCAAATTTTGATTGCCGTCATTGCTGTATATGTAGCATGGCGACAATATGTCATTTCCAAAGACTTGACAATTCAACAAAACCTGCTGACAGTTCAGCAAAATATTATCACCCAGCAGCAGACAATTGATTCTTATTTTCAAGGCGTTTCTGACTTGGTATTGGATGAAGAAGGCTTATTAGAAGACTGGCCTCAAGAAAGAGCGATCGCCGAAGGACGCACGGCGGCAATTTTTAGTAGTGTCGATGGTAGTGGTAAAGCGAAAATTCTGCGTTTTCTCTCTCGTTCCAAATTACTGACACCCTTAAAACGCGATCGCCGTTTAGGTAGAGCCATTCTCAACGGTGTTGGAGGTTATGCAGAAGACCGCTTAGAAGGTGTACGTGTGATTGATTTAGGGGTGATGTTAGCCGCCGCAGACCTTTCTGGTAATGATTTACGTTGGACTGATCTTAGTGAAGCTAACCTTGTCCGGGCTAATCTTAGCGGTTGTGATTTGGTTAAAGCCAATCTTGCTCGCACTATCTTATATGATGCTAATCTCAGCAATACTGATTTTAACGGCACTCGACTATTTTATGGTTCCTTAGATCAGGCATCACCCCGCAGTCGCACCATACCACCAAACTACGAGACCGGAGAATGTACTGGTGCGGTCATAGAAAATGCTGATTTTAGCAATGTGCAACGAATGTCTGAGGCTAACCGTTATTATTGCTGCACTTGGGGGGGTGAAAAAACGAGAACCACTATTCCTGGTGGTTGCGAAGGTATTGATAATAAGTTAGGAAGATAA
- a CDS encoding acetamidase/formamidase family protein, whose amino-acid sequence MTHHILKATKENVHLGGFSHLLEPALTIDSGDTIDVETYTGYYVYDKAPPEFLTPEFVDICQNLPPERKIAAGPHLLTGPIYVKDAEPGDVLEVILEAIAPSLPVGFNAIRTGWGALPQQFPQPALRFVRLDLVHNIAEFPPDSGIKIPLKPFFGILGVATPETARTSIPPGCYGGNIDNRELQTGSRVFLPIFVSGGLFSIGDGHSAQGDGEVNVTAIETSMNGRIILKLRKDLQLSTPVAETSTDIITMGFAQTLDAALEMAVKNMIDFLERFVNLSAEDAYVLCSLAVNFRITQVVNSPQKGVHGMLPKSIFSHKINL is encoded by the coding sequence ATGACTCACCATATTTTAAAAGCTACTAAAGAAAACGTACATCTAGGTGGTTTCTCACATTTGCTAGAACCAGCACTTACTATTGATTCTGGTGACACAATTGACGTAGAAACTTATACTGGCTACTATGTTTACGACAAAGCACCACCAGAGTTTCTCACACCAGAATTTGTTGATATCTGCCAAAATCTGCCACCAGAACGGAAAATTGCAGCAGGGCCTCACTTACTAACAGGGCCAATTTATGTAAAAGATGCAGAACCAGGGGATGTTTTAGAAGTAATATTAGAAGCGATCGCACCTAGTTTACCAGTTGGCTTCAATGCAATTCGTACAGGTTGGGGAGCCTTACCACAGCAATTTCCTCAACCTGCCCTGAGGTTTGTTCGCTTGGATTTAGTCCACAATATCGCTGAATTTCCTCCAGATAGCGGCATTAAAATTCCCCTCAAACCTTTTTTTGGTATTCTTGGTGTCGCGACTCCAGAAACTGCCCGAACTTCCATTCCGCCCGGCTGTTATGGTGGTAATATTGACAACCGTGAACTACAAACAGGCTCTCGCGTCTTTTTACCTATTTTTGTGTCTGGTGGATTATTTTCTATTGGTGATGGACATTCAGCACAAGGAGATGGCGAAGTTAATGTGACTGCTATTGAAACTTCCATGAATGGCAGAATAATACTCAAACTTCGCAAGGATTTACAACTGTCAACACCTGTAGCCGAAACATCTACTGATATCATCACAATGGGATTTGCTCAAACTTTAGATGCAGCTTTAGAAATGGCTGTGAAAAATATGATTGATTTTTTAGAACGTTTTGTAAATTTATCGGCAGAAGATGCTTATGTATTGTGTAGTTTAGCTGTGAATTTTCGCATCACTCAAGTTGTCAATAGCCCCCAAAAAGGTGTTCATGGGATGCTACCCAAATCTATATTCTCACATAAAATCAATTTATAA
- a CDS encoding TSUP family transporter, producing the protein MSNLLVQMLLIGLVAGVAGGMFGIGGGAIMVPAMVLIIGLDQKFATGTSIAAQILPIGILGAAVYYRSGNINIKYAVMIAIGLVIGNFFGALFVNQPFISSEMIKKLYGIFLLLIGLRYLVGR; encoded by the coding sequence ATGTCTAATTTACTTGTGCAAATGTTACTTATTGGTCTAGTTGCTGGCGTTGCTGGTGGGATGTTTGGCATCGGTGGTGGTGCAATTATGGTTCCAGCAATGGTACTGATAATTGGACTAGATCAAAAATTTGCTACTGGTACTTCTATAGCTGCCCAAATATTACCAATTGGCATTTTAGGAGCAGCAGTTTATTATCGTAGCGGCAATATTAATATTAAATATGCTGTGATGATTGCTATTGGTCTAGTAATTGGTAATTTTTTTGGAGCATTATTTGTTAATCAGCCATTTATTAGTAGTGAAATGATCAAAAAACTTTATGGCATTTTTTTGTTACTTATTGGTCTACGTTATTTAGTAGGACGTTAA
- a CDS encoding DUF1565 domain-containing protein: protein MIPPVVFTKYRRADILPVKLIVQLQKSNPRLELAIPSISHFSVLCFTVSVGLTSLTLLDVSLNSAVAQMPLGETIISQVSVLFVNPSVGDDTGGNGSEHAPLKTITQALRVATPNTVIMLSPGTYNVETGEVFPLMLKPGVSLQGDAANKGSGITIQGGGEYLSRSFGGQNVTIIAASQGRLTGVTVTNSNPRGYGLWIESSNPVIAENTFTGSTQDGISVTGKGSPTISKNYFHRNGANGITIGGNSQPQVRENIFENTGFGINITQNAAPVVAGNQIQDNRSGILVQGNARPVLRNNLIQGSKEDGLVAIAQAMPDLGNVTEIGGNEFRNNARYDINAMAAKQVIAAAGNTLSSDRIAGQVDTNAQTAITASNSKISQNPVNREINFSAPSVSNTATKPTDTSPSSSSRQLNSQLLPLQPAQLPLNVPKYNQQPLTSKIGGFPIPSSLAAREASANTQVASRQKLTPLPALQPDTRQLNYVHIDTNTIEFVAPQQSSYPVATAKTEQRQLSPVPETPPLGNSTILPIPNVQVPQTYTTANGGYLLPPTKTKQMQGMLYRVVVEVATDRERDLVRLFAPEAFSTIWQGRKVMQAGVFSNRYNADEMLKKLSSNGLRSIVEPLN, encoded by the coding sequence TTGATTCCCCCTGTTGTGTTTACTAAATATCGTAGAGCAGATATTCTGCCAGTAAAGCTAATTGTCCAGCTTCAAAAATCAAATCCTAGACTGGAATTAGCAATACCTTCAATTTCCCATTTTTCAGTGTTGTGTTTCACAGTTAGCGTGGGATTAACAAGCCTGACATTGCTAGATGTCAGCCTTAATAGCGCCGTTGCTCAGATGCCCCTAGGTGAAACAATAATTTCTCAGGTTAGTGTGCTATTTGTCAACCCAAGTGTCGGAGATGACACAGGGGGCAATGGTAGTGAACATGCCCCTTTAAAAACCATTACTCAAGCGTTGCGAGTAGCTACACCTAATACAGTAATTATGCTCTCTCCAGGTACTTATAATGTAGAAACTGGAGAAGTATTTCCCTTAATGTTAAAACCGGGTGTTTCCCTTCAAGGAGACGCTGCCAACAAAGGCAGTGGGATTACGATTCAAGGAGGAGGTGAATACCTCAGTCGTAGTTTTGGTGGGCAAAATGTTACCATCATCGCAGCCAGCCAAGGAAGATTGACTGGGGTAACGGTTACAAACTCAAATCCCCGTGGTTATGGTTTGTGGATTGAATCGAGCAATCCAGTAATTGCAGAAAATACATTTACTGGTAGTACTCAGGATGGAATTTCTGTAACTGGTAAAGGTTCACCCACAATCAGCAAAAACTACTTTCATCGCAATGGGGCCAATGGAATCACTATTGGTGGTAATTCTCAACCCCAAGTGCGGGAAAACATTTTTGAAAACACGGGCTTTGGGATCAATATTACCCAAAATGCGGCTCCAGTGGTGGCAGGTAATCAAATTCAAGACAATCGTTCTGGAATTTTAGTCCAAGGCAATGCCCGTCCTGTTTTACGAAATAATTTAATTCAGGGTAGTAAAGAAGACGGTTTAGTAGCGATCGCTCAAGCAATGCCAGATTTGGGTAACGTTACTGAAATAGGTGGTAACGAGTTTCGTAACAATGCTCGTTATGACATTAATGCTATGGCTGCCAAACAAGTAATTGCTGCTGCTGGTAATACTCTTTCTAGTGACCGGATCGCTGGTCAGGTAGATACCAATGCTCAAACAGCGATCACCGCAAGTAATAGTAAAATTTCCCAAAATCCTGTGAATCGAGAAATTAATTTCTCTGCTCCAAGTGTATCAAATACTGCCACCAAGCCTACAGACACATCACCTAGCAGTAGTTCTAGACAATTGAACAGTCAATTGCTGCCATTACAGCCCGCTCAGTTACCATTGAATGTGCCTAAATACAATCAACAACCACTAACCTCAAAGATAGGCGGTTTTCCAATTCCCAGTAGCTTGGCAGCTAGAGAAGCATCGGCAAATACACAAGTTGCTTCTAGGCAAAAATTAACTCCATTACCAGCACTTCAGCCTGATACGCGACAGTTGAATTATGTACATATTGATACCAACACAATTGAGTTTGTTGCACCCCAACAGTCATCCTATCCAGTAGCAACAGCAAAAACAGAGCAAAGACAATTATCACCAGTACCAGAAACTCCTCCCCTTGGTAATTCAACTATTTTGCCCATTCCCAATGTACAAGTACCTCAAACTTACACAACTGCCAATGGTGGATATTTGTTACCACCTACTAAAACCAAGCAAATGCAAGGTATGCTTTACCGCGTAGTGGTGGAAGTAGCAACTGACAGAGAACGAGATTTAGTACGCCTTTTTGCTCCTGAAGCATTTTCCACAATTTGGCAAGGTCGAAAAGTGATGCAAGCGGGAGTTTTTAGTAACCGCTATAACGCCGATGAAATGCTAAAAAAACTTAGTAGCAATGGTTTAAGAAGCATAGTTGAACCATTGAATTGA